The following proteins come from a genomic window of Cronobacter muytjensii ATCC 51329:
- a CDS encoding carboxymuconolactone decarboxylase family protein has translation MSRLHTIATDTATGKTAQLFDTLKSAMGKVPNAYATIGSNAPDILSQALQHSMALKKGALSARELEAINLVVSETTGCDYCLAAHTLMAKKAGYSAEDVQALRAGRFAQDTHIDALLHFVKTVITTRGTLPERDVTALREAGFDDRRVIEILSAISAILFTNMVNRVNDTVVDFPKAE, from the coding sequence ATGAGCCGTTTACACACTATTGCGACAGACACCGCCACCGGTAAAACCGCCCAGCTGTTCGATACGCTGAAAAGCGCGATGGGTAAAGTCCCTAACGCCTATGCCACCATCGGCAGCAACGCGCCGGACATTCTCTCTCAGGCGCTGCAACACTCAATGGCGCTCAAAAAAGGCGCGCTGAGCGCCCGCGAGCTTGAGGCCATCAATCTGGTGGTGAGCGAGACCACCGGCTGTGATTATTGCCTCGCCGCACATACCCTGATGGCGAAAAAAGCGGGCTATAGCGCTGAAGACGTGCAAGCGCTCCGCGCCGGACGGTTCGCCCAGGACACGCACATCGACGCGTTGCTGCACTTTGTGAAGACCGTCATCACGACCCGCGGCACGTTGCCGGAACGCGACGTCACCGCGCTCCGCGAGGCCGGTTTCGACGACCGCCGGGTGATTGAGATCCTGAGCGCCATCAGCGCGATTCTCTTTACCAACATGGTGAACCGGGTCAACGATACCGTGGTGGATTTTCCGAAAGCAGAATAA
- a CDS encoding AraC family transcriptional regulator — MDSLSQLIALLAPESSVDLHCRFAGRWQSDHAQRPAGHIPWHAILAGSARLAVNGQAFDAQAGDIFLLPHGAAHRLESHQQTGARAPVLRRDNAVVTEVVTEGDDTPLVMLCGEFRTGVSGGLLFSGQPAVQRIATGSRDDCSSLAALLTMLSDESLSGRPGAAAIVRELSSTLLTLVLRALLSEENGAPGMLPLLADRRLAPAVSAVLTNPEHPWTLKSMAARCFLSRATFARHFAGRYPLTPQAWLTQVRMARAARLLEREQDAIGRVAEACGYLTQAAFSKAFKNAWGVTPGQFRQQHAGV, encoded by the coding sequence ATGGACAGCCTCAGTCAGCTTATCGCCCTCCTCGCGCCGGAGAGTTCTGTCGACTTACACTGCCGTTTCGCCGGTCGCTGGCAGTCGGATCATGCACAGCGCCCCGCGGGTCATATTCCCTGGCATGCGATCCTCGCAGGCAGCGCCAGGCTTGCGGTGAACGGTCAGGCTTTTGACGCCCAGGCCGGTGATATCTTTCTGCTGCCTCACGGCGCTGCGCACCGTCTGGAAAGTCATCAGCAGACAGGCGCACGCGCGCCCGTGTTACGGCGCGATAATGCGGTCGTCACAGAAGTGGTTACGGAAGGCGACGATACGCCGCTGGTGATGCTGTGCGGCGAATTTCGCACCGGCGTTAGCGGCGGGCTGCTCTTTAGCGGGCAGCCTGCGGTACAACGTATCGCGACAGGCAGCAGAGATGACTGCAGCTCGCTGGCGGCGCTGTTAACCATGCTGTCAGATGAGAGCCTGAGCGGGCGTCCGGGCGCCGCCGCGATTGTGCGCGAGCTGTCGTCTACGCTACTGACGCTGGTGCTGCGCGCGTTGTTAAGCGAGGAAAACGGCGCGCCGGGAATGCTTCCGCTGCTGGCTGACAGGCGACTGGCGCCCGCGGTGAGCGCCGTGCTGACAAACCCGGAGCACCCCTGGACGCTCAAGAGCATGGCGGCGCGCTGTTTTCTCTCCCGCGCCACCTTTGCAAGACACTTTGCGGGCCGTTACCCGCTCACCCCTCAGGCCTGGCTGACGCAGGTGCGTATGGCGCGCGCCGCCCGGCTACTGGAGCGTGAACAGGACGCCATCGGGCGCGTGGCCGAAGCGTGCGGCTATCTGACGCAGGCCGCGTTCAGCAAAGCCTTTAAAAACGCCTGGGGCGTCACCCCCGGCCAGTTTCGCCAGCAGCACGCGGGCGTTTAA
- a CDS encoding arylamine N-acetyltransferase family protein has protein sequence MAFRRQDYFSRIGFTGEPQPTAETLHALHRRHTATIAFENLDVLLGREILLDDDAIFTKLVEAGRGGYCFEQNALFTRALAECGFAVEALAARVLIAGPSDMPPRTHRLVQVMIDDAPWIADVGFGGATLSAPIPLRHGAEITGPEGRFRIESQQSEFLLMKEEGDDWHALYRFDQARQYPGDYLMANHFIAHWPDSHFRHHLLAALHPPGQTPLKLLNQQLTVNGERQTLADDAAVYDCLQKSFGLRFDHPVHGVGRDEFCAMMAQLRRDNP, from the coding sequence ATGGCTTTCAGAAGACAGGATTACTTTTCCCGTATCGGCTTTACCGGCGAGCCACAACCGACGGCTGAAACATTACACGCGCTCCATCGGCGCCACACCGCCACCATCGCGTTCGAGAATCTCGATGTCCTGTTAGGGCGCGAAATCCTGCTCGACGACGACGCGATTTTCACCAAGCTGGTGGAGGCGGGCCGCGGCGGGTATTGCTTTGAGCAGAACGCGCTCTTTACCCGCGCGCTGGCTGAATGCGGGTTTGCGGTAGAGGCGCTGGCGGCGCGGGTATTAATTGCCGGGCCCAGCGACATGCCGCCGCGTACCCACCGGCTGGTGCAGGTGATGATTGATGACGCCCCCTGGATTGCCGATGTCGGCTTTGGCGGCGCGACGCTCAGCGCGCCGATCCCGCTCAGGCACGGCGCGGAAATCACCGGCCCCGAAGGCCGCTTTCGCATCGAAAGCCAGCAGAGCGAATTTCTGCTCATGAAAGAAGAAGGCGACGACTGGCATGCGCTCTATCGCTTCGACCAGGCGCGTCAGTATCCGGGCGATTACCTGATGGCCAACCATTTCATCGCCCACTGGCCGGACTCGCACTTTCGCCATCATCTGCTGGCGGCGCTGCATCCCCCAGGCCAGACGCCGTTAAAATTGCTGAACCAGCAACTGACCGTCAACGGCGAACGGCAAACGCTGGCGGATGACGCGGCGGTTTATGACTGCCTGCAAAAATCATTTGGCTTGCGTTTCGATCATCCGGTGCACGGCGTGGGGCGCGACGAATTCTGCGCGATGATGGCGCAGCTGCGTCGCGATAATCCTTAA
- a CDS encoding ferritin-like domain-containing protein produces the protein MTTYEENYHDWLRDAHAMEKQAEQMLESMASRIEHYPDLKARIEQHIEETRHQLQLIDSVIERNNVSSSVVKDTMSKMTAMGQAVGGMFASDEVVKGAISGYVFEQFEIACYTSLIAAAKAVGDEQGVAVFQQILEQEIAMAEWCLNHLPDVTQQFLNRSAAPGVEAKK, from the coding sequence ATGACGACATACGAAGAAAATTATCATGACTGGCTGCGTGACGCCCATGCGATGGAGAAACAAGCGGAACAGATGCTGGAATCAATGGCTTCCCGTATCGAGCACTATCCGGATCTCAAAGCACGCATTGAGCAGCACATTGAAGAGACCCGTCACCAGCTTCAACTGATTGATTCGGTTATTGAAAGAAATAACGTATCCAGCTCTGTCGTTAAAGACACCATGAGCAAAATGACGGCAATGGGCCAGGCGGTAGGCGGCATGTTCGCCTCGGACGAAGTGGTGAAAGGCGCTATCAGTGGCTACGTTTTCGAACAGTTCGAAATCGCCTGCTATACCTCGCTGATTGCCGCTGCAAAAGCGGTTGGCGACGAACAGGGCGTTGCGGTATTCCAGCAAATCCTGGAGCAGGAAATTGCGATGGCCGAATGGTGCCTGAATCATTTACCGGATGTTACTCAGCAATTCCTTAATCGCTCCGCGGCACCTGGCGTAGAAGCGAAAAAATAA
- a CDS encoding manganese catalase family protein, which yields MFRHVKQLQYTVRVAEPNPGLANLLLEQFGGPQGELAAATRYFTQGLGDEDPARKEMLMDIATEELSHLEIIGSLVGMLNKGAKGDLAEATETEGELYRSITGAGNDSHLTQVLYGGGPPLTNSAGVPWTAAYIDTIGEITADLRSNIAAEARAKIIYERLINLTDDPGVKDALGFLMTREVAHMLSFEKALYSIRNNFPPGKLPPVEQYTNVYYNMSKGDDLRGSWNSDENFEYVADPQPAVNGGDGMIDIQLGPDQQASVLNMAQRLQSDPSINPVTGAEMGASVPPVERQVKKPGEKK from the coding sequence ATGTTCCGACATGTAAAACAACTGCAATATACGGTCCGCGTTGCGGAGCCGAACCCGGGGCTGGCAAATTTACTGCTGGAACAATTTGGGGGCCCGCAGGGCGAACTGGCTGCGGCCACCCGTTATTTCACCCAGGGGTTGGGTGATGAAGATCCGGCGCGTAAAGAAATGCTGATGGATATCGCCACAGAAGAACTGAGCCATCTGGAAATTATCGGTTCACTTGTGGGGATGCTCAACAAAGGCGCCAAAGGCGATCTGGCGGAAGCTACCGAAACCGAAGGCGAGCTGTATCGCTCCATTACCGGTGCCGGCAATGACAGCCACCTGACCCAGGTGCTGTACGGGGGCGGGCCGCCGCTGACCAACTCCGCAGGCGTACCCTGGACTGCGGCTTACATCGACACGATCGGCGAAATCACCGCGGATCTGCGTTCTAACATCGCAGCGGAAGCACGCGCGAAGATTATTTATGAGCGTCTGATTAACCTGACGGACGATCCGGGCGTGAAAGACGCGCTGGGCTTCCTGATGACCCGTGAAGTGGCGCATATGCTTTCGTTTGAGAAAGCGCTCTACTCTATTCGTAATAACTTCCCGCCGGGCAAACTGCCGCCGGTGGAACAGTACACGAATGTTTACTACAACATGTCCAAAGGTGACGACCTGCGCGGCAGCTGGAACAGCGACGAAAACTTTGAATACGTTGCCGATCCGCAGCCGGCAGTTAATGGAGGCGACGGTATGATTGATATCCAGCTTGGCCCCGATCAGCAGGCAAGCGTACTGAACATGGCGCAGCGTCTGCAGTCCGATCCGAGCATCAACCCGGTGACCGGCGCTGAGATGGGCGCTTCTGTGCCCCCGGTTGAGCGTCAGGTGAAAAAGCCGGGCGAGAAAAAATAA
- the pptA gene encoding tautomerase PptA, producing the protein MPHIDVKFFPRDLSEPQQQALAEALTQVIVKHLQSKESAVSVALNEVQPEQWKEAVWDKEIAPHLDTLARKPGYEM; encoded by the coding sequence ATGCCGCATATTGATGTGAAATTCTTCCCGCGCGATCTCAGCGAACCTCAGCAGCAGGCGCTCGCCGAGGCGTTAACTCAGGTCATCGTGAAACATCTGCAAAGCAAAGAAAGCGCGGTGTCAGTGGCGCTTAACGAAGTGCAGCCGGAGCAGTGGAAGGAAGCCGTGTGGGATAAAGAGATAGCGCCGCATCTTGATACCCTGGCGCGCAAGCCTGGCTACGAAATGTAA
- the nfsB gene encoding oxygen-insensitive NAD(P)H nitroreductase — protein MNLNDIIRTRHTSKAYDNSRKLTADQQQQLLDLLRFSPSSVNSQPWHFFAVTSDEGKQQILPALMEANQVKAQNAAMTVVFTIKEELNEAHLLQLLEKEQQDGRYDSEEARAGNDKGRRYFVGLNSETPEQQREWMTRQAYLALGFLLLGAAAMGLDATPIEGFHPEKMDEVLGLKEKGLKSVVVATIGYRSDADFNATLPKSRLDQDVVITKL, from the coding sequence ATGAACCTTAATGACATTATTCGCACACGCCATACCAGCAAAGCCTATGACAACAGCCGTAAGCTCACTGCCGACCAGCAGCAGCAACTGCTGGATCTGCTGCGCTTTAGCCCTTCCTCAGTCAACTCCCAGCCGTGGCACTTCTTCGCGGTGACCAGCGACGAAGGCAAACAGCAGATCCTGCCCGCGCTGATGGAGGCCAACCAGGTCAAAGCGCAGAACGCCGCCATGACCGTGGTATTCACCATTAAAGAAGAGCTGAACGAAGCGCACCTGCTGCAATTGCTGGAAAAAGAGCAGCAGGATGGCCGTTATGACAGCGAAGAAGCGCGCGCCGGCAACGACAAAGGCCGCCGCTACTTCGTGGGCCTGAATAGCGAAACCCCGGAGCAGCAGCGCGAGTGGATGACCCGTCAGGCGTATCTCGCCCTCGGCTTCCTGCTGCTGGGCGCGGCCGCGATGGGCCTCGACGCGACGCCGATTGAAGGCTTCCACCCGGAGAAAATGGACGAGGTGCTGGGCCTTAAAGAAAAAGGCCTGAAGAGCGTCGTGGTGGCGACTATCGGCTATCGTAGCGACGCGGATTTCAACGCCACGCTGCCGAAATCCCGTCTCGATCAGGATGTGGTTATCACGAAGCTCTGA
- the ampC gene encoding class C beta-lactamase, with the protein MKSKARVLLMMMLMGGSAQAATDWTPDAVVKPLMAQYQIPGMAVAVSVNGETHFWHYGVASKETRKPVDDHTLFEIGSLSKTFTAALASYAQQEGKLDFSAPASRYLPTLKGSAFDGVTLQNLATHTSGMPLFVPDEVKTTAQLMDWYRAWQPKQPAGTERVYSNLGIGMLGLITAKALDKPFSEAMEQGLLAEFGMKQSFVNVPAAAMRDYAQGYNKDDKPVRVTPGPLDAESYGLKSSSADLLRYLQIQLGEREVSPRWRASLDATHNGYYRSGEFTQGLMWEYYPWPSSLSTLLEGNSSQRIMKGLTATAIVPPQQAPQAAWYNKTGSTNGFSTYAVFIPGKRIALIMLANKWFPNDDRVKAAYQIVEHFDK; encoded by the coding sequence ATGAAAAGCAAAGCACGCGTGCTGTTAATGATGATGTTGATGGGCGGGAGCGCGCAGGCCGCGACCGACTGGACGCCGGATGCGGTAGTCAAACCGCTGATGGCGCAATACCAGATCCCCGGCATGGCGGTGGCCGTGTCGGTCAATGGCGAAACGCATTTCTGGCATTATGGCGTGGCGTCGAAGGAGACCCGCAAACCGGTGGATGACCACACCCTGTTTGAAATCGGCTCGCTCAGTAAAACCTTTACCGCCGCGCTGGCAAGCTACGCGCAGCAGGAGGGCAAACTCGATTTCAGCGCGCCCGCCAGTCGCTATCTGCCGACGCTTAAAGGCAGCGCGTTTGATGGCGTGACGCTGCAAAACCTCGCCACGCATACCTCCGGCATGCCGCTGTTTGTGCCAGATGAGGTGAAAACCACGGCGCAACTGATGGACTGGTATCGCGCCTGGCAGCCGAAACAGCCGGCAGGCACCGAACGCGTTTACTCTAATCTCGGCATCGGGATGCTTGGGCTTATCACCGCAAAGGCGCTTGATAAACCTTTCAGCGAGGCGATGGAGCAGGGGCTGCTGGCGGAATTCGGCATGAAACAGAGCTTTGTGAATGTGCCTGCCGCTGCGATGCGCGACTACGCGCAGGGTTATAACAAAGACGACAAACCGGTGCGCGTCACGCCCGGCCCGCTGGACGCCGAATCCTACGGGCTGAAATCAAGCAGCGCCGATTTGCTGCGCTATCTGCAAATTCAGCTCGGCGAGCGCGAGGTGTCGCCGCGCTGGCGGGCTTCGCTGGATGCCACGCATAACGGTTACTACCGCAGCGGCGAGTTCACGCAGGGACTGATGTGGGAGTATTATCCGTGGCCCTCGTCGCTCTCAACGCTGCTGGAAGGCAACAGCAGCCAGCGCATTATGAAAGGGCTCACGGCGACCGCCATCGTGCCGCCGCAGCAAGCGCCACAGGCCGCCTGGTATAACAAAACCGGCTCCACCAACGGGTTTTCGACCTATGCGGTGTTTATCCCCGGAAAACGTATCGCGCTTATTATGCTCGCGAACAAGTGGTTCCCGAATGACGATCGCGTAAAAGCGGCGTATCAGATTGTTGAGCATTTCGATAAATAG
- the ansP gene encoding L-asparagine permease, whose protein sequence is MKTTKQNAAEHRAAKRRWLNSHEEGYHKAMGNRQVQMIAIGGAIGTGLFLGAGARLQAAGPSLALVYLVCGIFSFFILRALGELVLHRPSSGSFVSYAREFLGEKASYVAGWMYFVNWAMTGIVDITAVALYMHYWGAFGDVPQWVFALGALAIVGTMNLIGVKWFAEMEFWFALIKVLAIVVFLIVGVVFLGTGKPLDGNATGFHLITDNGGLFPHGLLPALVLVQGVVFAFASIELVGTAAGECKDPQTMVPKAINSVIWRIGLFYVGSVVLLVLLLPWNAYQAGQSPFVTFFSKLGVPYIGDIMNMVVLTAALSSLNSGLYSTGRILRSMSMGGSAPKFMSKMSKSQVPFAGILVTVCVYVVGVFLNYLVPSQVFEIVLNVASLGIISSWAFIVVCQMRLRKAIKEGKADDVPFKLPGAPFTSWLTLLFLATVLVLMAFDYPNGTFTIASIPLIAILLIAGWFGVRKRVEAIHSTAPQQHQE, encoded by the coding sequence ATGAAAACAACGAAGCAAAACGCGGCTGAGCATCGCGCCGCGAAACGACGCTGGTTGAACTCTCATGAAGAGGGTTATCACAAAGCGATGGGCAACCGTCAGGTGCAGATGATAGCTATCGGCGGCGCCATCGGTACGGGCCTGTTTTTGGGCGCGGGCGCGCGTCTGCAGGCGGCCGGGCCGTCGCTGGCGCTGGTCTATCTGGTGTGCGGCATCTTCTCTTTCTTTATCTTGCGCGCGCTGGGCGAGCTGGTGCTGCACCGTCCGTCGAGCGGCAGTTTTGTCTCCTACGCCCGTGAATTCCTTGGTGAAAAAGCCTCTTACGTGGCGGGCTGGATGTATTTCGTGAACTGGGCGATGACCGGGATCGTCGATATCACCGCCGTGGCGCTCTATATGCACTACTGGGGCGCGTTTGGTGACGTGCCGCAGTGGGTTTTCGCGCTCGGCGCGCTGGCGATTGTCGGCACCATGAACCTTATCGGCGTGAAGTGGTTTGCTGAAATGGAGTTCTGGTTCGCGCTGATTAAAGTGTTGGCCATCGTGGTGTTCCTGATTGTCGGCGTGGTGTTTCTCGGCACCGGTAAACCGCTCGACGGCAACGCCACGGGCTTTCATCTGATAACCGATAACGGCGGCCTCTTCCCGCATGGCCTGCTGCCTGCGTTAGTGCTGGTGCAGGGCGTGGTATTCGCCTTTGCGTCCATCGAGCTGGTTGGCACCGCGGCGGGCGAATGTAAAGATCCGCAGACGATGGTACCGAAAGCCATTAACAGCGTTATCTGGCGTATCGGCCTGTTCTATGTCGGCTCCGTGGTGCTGCTGGTGCTGCTGCTGCCGTGGAACGCCTACCAGGCGGGCCAGAGCCCGTTTGTGACCTTCTTCTCGAAGCTCGGCGTGCCTTATATCGGCGATATCATGAATATGGTGGTGCTGACTGCGGCGCTCTCCAGCCTCAACTCCGGTCTCTATTCTACTGGCCGTATCCTGCGCTCGATGTCGATGGGCGGCTCCGCGCCAAAGTTCATGTCGAAGATGAGCAAATCTCAGGTGCCGTTTGCGGGCATTCTGGTTACGGTGTGCGTCTATGTGGTCGGCGTATTCCTGAACTATCTGGTGCCGTCGCAGGTGTTTGAGATTGTCCTGAACGTCGCGTCGCTCGGTATTATCTCCTCCTGGGCGTTTATCGTGGTCTGCCAGATGCGCCTGCGCAAAGCCATCAAAGAAGGCAAGGCCGATGACGTGCCGTTTAAACTGCCGGGCGCGCCGTTTACCTCCTGGCTGACGCTGCTGTTCCTCGCCACCGTGCTGGTGCTGATGGCGTTCGACTACCCGAACGGCACCTTCACCATCGCCTCCATTCCGCTGATCGCCATTCTGCTGATCGCGGGCTGGTTCGGCGTGCGCAAGCGCGTGGAAGCAATCCACAGCACCGCGCCGCAACAGCATCAGGAGTAA
- a CDS encoding DUF1176 domain-containing protein, whose amino-acid sequence MKAATLRGLALTPLCFALSAAAVMPERAYFNHKDWSMVCDNTGTCRVDAYEASDGTGGSLLLTREAGPNTPVTGQIRLGDMNDDDKPSQGPMRLAIDGKDLGTLPEERKDETWQLNEAQTAAVINAVKGRGNVVFKSDNRRFALSAAGASAVLLKMDDVQGRVGTPGALIKKGDKPESAVPAAVPAPVIHAAVVSKAQPVTLTGAALATLLPRLEATKLDGDSCDGLTDETLRNEPVTVTPLSNGKALIAATCWRAAYNEGNGYWVIDEALRGKPTLITLIANDYDQGVITSVQRGRGIGDCMSGASWTWNGDTFIQSDDYNTGECRLIRAGGTWEMPTLVTTVIPAK is encoded by the coding sequence ATGAAAGCCGCAACTCTGCGTGGTCTCGCACTGACTCCCCTCTGTTTCGCGCTCAGCGCCGCGGCCGTGATGCCCGAGCGAGCTTACTTCAACCATAAAGACTGGAGCATGGTTTGCGATAACACCGGCACCTGCCGCGTCGATGCCTATGAAGCCAGTGACGGCACCGGCGGCTCGCTGCTGCTGACCCGGGAGGCCGGGCCGAATACGCCGGTCACCGGCCAGATTCGTCTTGGCGACATGAATGACGACGATAAACCCTCACAGGGGCCGATGCGCCTTGCTATCGACGGTAAAGATCTCGGCACGCTCCCTGAAGAGCGCAAAGATGAGACCTGGCAGCTCAACGAGGCGCAGACCGCGGCCGTCATCAACGCCGTCAAAGGCCGCGGCAACGTGGTGTTTAAATCTGATAATCGCCGCTTCGCGCTCTCCGCTGCGGGCGCCAGCGCGGTATTGCTGAAAATGGACGACGTACAGGGCCGCGTCGGCACGCCGGGCGCCCTCATCAAAAAAGGGGATAAACCGGAAAGCGCCGTTCCCGCCGCCGTTCCGGCGCCTGTTATCCACGCCGCTGTGGTAAGCAAGGCGCAGCCTGTCACGCTCACCGGGGCAGCGCTCGCCACGCTGTTGCCGCGGCTTGAAGCCACAAAACTCGACGGTGACAGCTGTGACGGGCTGACCGATGAAACGCTGCGTAACGAGCCGGTGACCGTTACGCCGTTAAGCAACGGCAAGGCGCTGATTGCCGCCACCTGCTGGCGCGCGGCCTACAACGAGGGTAACGGCTACTGGGTCATTGATGAGGCGCTCAGAGGCAAACCGACGCTGATAACGCTTATCGCCAACGACTATGACCAGGGCGTTATCACCTCCGTTCAGCGCGGGCGCGGCATTGGCGACTGCATGAGCGGCGCAAGCTGGACCTGGAACGGCGACACCTTCATACAGAGCGACGATTACAATACGGGTGAATGCCGTCTTATTCGCGCGGGCGGCACCTGGGAGATGCCGACGCTTGTGACGACGGTTATTCCGGCGAAATAA
- a CDS encoding ABC transporter substrate-binding protein, producing MKNITARPWLMLTLMATAGAAQAEGNISIAQQFGIGYLLLDVVRDQQLIEKEGKKDGLDIKVEWRTLSGATAMNEALLSGALDVASAGVPPLLTLWDRTKGRQNVKAIAALGSMPNYLLSNNPAVKSISDLTDQDRIAVPAAGVGFQSRTLQIETARRFGNSDYKRFDTISVSLPHPDASAALIAGKSEITAHFSSPPFQYQALEHSNVHKVLSSYDVLGGKATFNVLYTTQKFHDENPKTCRAFYNALSEAAKIINADKNAAAETYIRVEKSRLPRPLVEKIVNDPEIEFTVSPQRTFIYAEKLHELGVLKNKADSWKDYFFNDAWENPGS from the coding sequence ATGAAGAATATCACAGCGCGCCCCTGGCTGATGCTGACATTAATGGCGACTGCCGGCGCAGCGCAGGCGGAAGGTAATATCAGCATCGCACAGCAATTCGGCATCGGGTATTTACTGCTGGACGTGGTACGCGACCAGCAGCTCATCGAAAAAGAGGGTAAAAAAGACGGGCTTGATATCAAGGTCGAGTGGCGCACGCTCTCTGGCGCGACCGCCATGAACGAAGCCCTGCTCTCAGGCGCGCTGGATGTCGCCTCGGCGGGCGTACCGCCGCTTCTCACCCTCTGGGACCGCACCAAAGGCCGCCAGAACGTCAAAGCGATCGCCGCGCTCGGCTCCATGCCCAATTATCTGCTCAGCAATAACCCGGCGGTGAAAAGTATCAGCGATCTCACCGACCAGGACCGCATCGCGGTGCCCGCAGCGGGTGTCGGGTTCCAGTCCCGCACGCTGCAAATCGAAACCGCCCGCCGCTTTGGCAACAGCGACTATAAGCGTTTTGACACTATCAGCGTCAGCCTGCCGCACCCCGATGCCAGCGCGGCGCTGATTGCCGGTAAATCAGAAATCACCGCGCACTTCTCAAGCCCCCCGTTTCAGTATCAGGCGCTGGAGCATAGCAACGTGCATAAAGTTTTAAGCTCTTATGACGTACTGGGCGGCAAAGCGACCTTTAACGTGCTCTACACTACCCAGAAATTCCACGATGAAAACCCCAAAACCTGTCGCGCGTTTTATAACGCCCTAAGCGAGGCCGCGAAAATCATTAACGCGGATAAAAACGCGGCCGCCGAAACCTATATTCGCGTGGAAAAATCGCGCCTGCCGCGCCCGCTGGTTGAGAAAATCGTTAACGATCCGGAAATTGAATTTACCGTTTCGCCGCAGCGCACCTTTATTTACGCCGAAAAGCTCCACGAGCTTGGCGTATTAAAAAATAAAGCTGACTCCTGGAAAGACTATTTCTTTAATGACGCCTGGGAAAACCCTGGCAGTTAA
- a CDS encoding TauD/TfdA dioxygenase family protein, which produces MTTTLNATPVASQSFTITPFARLGAEITGLDLRLPVNNADFARIHQAHLDYHVVVFRKQNITPRQQIDFSRRFGPLQIHVLKQFLLPDHPEILIVSNIIENGQPIGLGDAGKFWHSDLSYKTLPSLGSMLYAQELPEEGGDTLFADMELAYETLPEALRRAVAGKKAVHSYTATYSRPKFGSHWRPQLTEQQLAEVQAVSHPVVRTHPQTGRKALFVSEGFTTHIEGLPEDESREILVALWAHSVRPEHLYRHQWQPGDTTSGSPAIWSSGITARLSIWRPAAPRICAANSIAPLSKATRLFNGGCHAHCTKRRAAAAP; this is translated from the coding sequence ATGACCACCACGCTTAACGCCACACCGGTTGCCTCGCAATCGTTCACCATCACGCCCTTTGCGCGTCTCGGGGCGGAAATTACCGGCCTGGATCTGCGCCTGCCGGTGAATAACGCGGATTTCGCCCGTATTCATCAGGCGCACCTCGACTATCACGTTGTGGTGTTTCGCAAGCAGAACATCACGCCGCGTCAGCAGATCGATTTCAGTCGCCGCTTCGGCCCGCTGCAAATCCATGTGCTGAAGCAATTTTTGCTGCCGGACCATCCGGAAATCCTGATCGTCTCGAATATTATCGAAAACGGACAGCCGATTGGTCTGGGGGATGCCGGAAAGTTCTGGCACTCCGATCTCTCCTATAAAACGCTGCCGAGCCTCGGCTCCATGCTCTATGCACAAGAGCTGCCAGAAGAAGGCGGCGACACGCTCTTTGCGGATATGGAACTCGCGTATGAGACGCTGCCGGAAGCGCTCAGGCGCGCCGTGGCAGGCAAAAAGGCCGTGCATTCTTATACGGCGACTTACAGCCGCCCGAAATTCGGCAGCCACTGGCGTCCGCAGCTCACCGAGCAGCAGCTTGCCGAGGTGCAGGCGGTCTCGCATCCGGTCGTACGCACGCATCCACAGACCGGGCGCAAAGCGCTGTTTGTCAGCGAAGGATTCACCACCCATATCGAAGGGCTGCCGGAGGACGAAAGCCGGGAGATCCTGGTGGCCCTCTGGGCTCACAGCGTGCGTCCTGAACACCTCTACCGCCACCAGTGGCAGCCCGGCGATACCACCAGTGGCAGCCCGGCGATATGGTCTTCTGGGATAACCGCTCGCTTATCCATCTGGCGACCGGCTGCCCCGCGCATCTGCGCCGCAAACTCTATCGCACCACTATCGAAGGCGACGCGCCTTTTTAACGGAGGCTGCCATGCTCACTGCACAAAACGAAGGGCCGCTGCTGCGCCTTGA